From one Zhongshania sp. R06B22 genomic stretch:
- a CDS encoding aldehyde dehydrogenase family protein, producing MNAENKIAVDEVSEVFDLQTENQWHVRRSSAAQRIEKLKRLRAAVLSYEDEIKSALFLDLRKNEEAATLELDAVYGDIDDAIASVTEWMKPVIVETSEAFKSARAKLVYEARGIVLLFGAWNFPFTLVFQPLVPIIAAGNCAIVKPNELSPNTSLVISKIVKDVFDKEEIAVFEGGVDLANRLLELPIDHVFFTGSPAVGKIVMAAAAKHLASVTLELGGKNPVIVDKSANIEDAAAKIAFLRNMNTGQVCLCPENVYVHEDCKDEFIAVAKATYSATCYVDGELNTDVHGKIVDKRNLDRVRGYLDDAIAKGASLEFGGQVDESTQSIHPTILTNVPHDARIMSEEVFGPILSIFTYKDISEVYKSLQKQEKPLALYVFSEDDNFVEDVLANTSSGGVTVNHCVMHYLEHNLPFGGVNGSGIGRYHGIHGFKELSHERAVLHTAVEV from the coding sequence ATGAATGCTGAAAATAAGATTGCGGTAGATGAAGTTTCTGAAGTGTTTGATCTGCAAACTGAAAATCAATGGCACGTTCGCCGCAGTTCAGCTGCGCAGCGTATTGAAAAACTTAAGCGATTGAGGGCGGCAGTGCTCTCATACGAGGACGAGATTAAGAGCGCACTGTTTCTTGATCTGCGTAAAAACGAAGAGGCCGCGACCCTTGAGTTGGATGCGGTTTATGGTGATATTGATGACGCAATCGCGTCCGTCACCGAGTGGATGAAGCCGGTGATAGTTGAGACGTCCGAGGCATTCAAATCTGCTAGAGCGAAATTGGTTTATGAAGCTCGAGGCATCGTCTTATTGTTCGGCGCGTGGAATTTCCCTTTCACCCTAGTGTTTCAGCCATTAGTGCCAATAATTGCTGCCGGCAATTGTGCAATCGTTAAACCAAATGAGCTGTCACCAAATACTAGTCTAGTCATCTCAAAGATTGTAAAAGACGTTTTTGATAAAGAAGAGATAGCAGTATTTGAAGGCGGTGTTGATCTAGCTAATCGCTTATTAGAGCTACCAATAGATCATGTATTTTTTACTGGTAGTCCAGCGGTGGGCAAAATAGTGATGGCTGCTGCGGCTAAGCATCTGGCCTCGGTTACGCTCGAGCTTGGTGGCAAGAACCCAGTGATAGTGGACAAATCTGCAAATATTGAAGATGCAGCGGCAAAGATCGCTTTTTTGAGAAATATGAATACAGGTCAAGTTTGCCTATGCCCTGAAAATGTTTACGTCCATGAAGACTGTAAAGATGAATTCATCGCTGTTGCTAAAGCGACCTATAGCGCTACCTGCTATGTCGATGGTGAGCTTAACACCGACGTCCATGGGAAAATTGTAGATAAGCGGAATTTGGATCGGGTGAGAGGCTACTTAGATGATGCCATTGCGAAAGGTGCGAGCTTAGAGTTTGGCGGCCAAGTTGATGAGTCTACCCAGTCTATTCATCCTACGATCCTTACCAATGTTCCGCATGATGCGCGGATTATGAGCGAAGAGGTTTTCGGTCCCATCTTGTCCATTTTCACCTATAAGGATATTTCGGAGGTCTATAAGTCCTTGCAAAAGCAGGAAAAACCCTTGGCATTGTATGTGTTTAGTGAGGACGATAATTTCGTTGAAGATGTTCTCGCAAATACGTCTTCCGGTGGGGTTACAGTCAATCATTGTGTTATGCATTACCTTGAGCACAATTTACCTTTTGGCGGGGTTAATGGCAGCGGTATCGGGCGATATCACGGCATACACGGATTCAAGGAGCTTTCTCATGAGCGCGCTGTGCTGCACACCGCGGTTGAAGTCTAA
- a CDS encoding NAD(P)/FAD-dependent oxidoreductase, whose product MSEHCIIIGASHAAAQLAGSLRQEGWEGRISIVGDEPYLPYHRPPLSKAFFVGEKSEDELLIRSAEFYDKNNIDLLLGSAVTHIDRDAKKITLKDGAEISYTKLALTTGARVRKIPFTGSELAGVFYMRDLNDVKQTHKFTGPGKSAVIIGGGYIGLETAASLRKIGMNVTVIEAMERVLQRVTAPEVSAFYSRIHREEGVDIRTQAGVEAIVGDQHVEGVRLADGSTIPADLVIIGVGVIPNIELAEAAGLNIDNGIVVDEFATTNDPDIVAAGDCSNHYNPIYKRKLRLESVQNATDQAKIAAKSLCGKPQAYSALPWFWSDQYDLKLQIAGLSQGFDQVIIRGNSEEGRSFAAFYFSEGRFIAVDAINRPKEFMMSKRALSSGQTADPLKLADESIEMKDVFN is encoded by the coding sequence ATGAGTGAACATTGTATTATCATCGGCGCCAGCCACGCTGCGGCCCAATTGGCCGGCAGTCTTCGCCAAGAGGGTTGGGAGGGCCGAATATCCATTGTCGGCGACGAGCCCTATCTGCCTTACCATCGCCCGCCCTTATCAAAGGCGTTTTTTGTCGGCGAAAAATCAGAAGATGAGCTGCTCATTCGCTCGGCTGAGTTCTATGACAAAAACAATATTGACCTGCTATTGGGCTCGGCGGTTACCCACATTGATCGCGACGCAAAAAAAATTACCCTCAAAGACGGCGCTGAAATTAGCTACACCAAGCTCGCTCTCACCACCGGTGCCCGGGTCCGCAAGATCCCATTTACCGGCAGCGAGCTTGCTGGTGTCTTCTATATGCGCGATCTTAACGACGTAAAGCAAACCCATAAATTTACTGGTCCGGGCAAGTCGGCGGTCATTATTGGTGGCGGCTATATTGGTCTTGAGACCGCGGCGTCGCTGCGCAAAATCGGTATGAATGTCACCGTTATTGAAGCGATGGAGCGTGTGCTCCAACGCGTCACCGCACCAGAAGTATCAGCTTTTTATAGCCGCATACACCGGGAAGAAGGCGTCGATATTCGCACCCAAGCCGGTGTCGAGGCCATTGTTGGTGATCAACATGTTGAGGGCGTGCGCCTTGCCGATGGCAGCACCATCCCCGCCGATCTGGTCATCATTGGCGTGGGCGTTATCCCAAACATCGAGCTAGCCGAAGCAGCGGGACTCAACATAGACAACGGTATTGTGGTCGACGAATTTGCCACCACCAATGACCCCGACATTGTGGCTGCGGGCGATTGCAGCAATCACTACAATCCCATCTACAAGCGTAAGCTGCGCTTAGAATCCGTACAAAATGCCACTGATCAAGCAAAGATCGCGGCGAAAAGTCTCTGCGGTAAACCTCAAGCTTATTCAGCCCTACCGTGGTTTTGGTCAGACCAATACGATCTAAAGCTTCAAATCGCGGGACTCTCGCAGGGTTTTGACCAAGTCATTATCCGCGGCAACAGTGAAGAGGGACGCAGCTTCGCCGCATTCTATTTCAGTGAAGGTCGTTTTATCGCGGTCGATGCGATTAACCGCCCGAAGGAATTCATGATGAGCAAGCGCGCGCTTAGTTCAGGCCAGACGGCTGATCCGCTGAAACTCGCTGATGAGTCGATTGAGATGAAAGACGTATTCAACTAA
- a CDS encoding haloalkane dehalogenase, whose translation MISADMPFQKKFTRVDGKKIAYIDEGLGEPIVLLHGNPTSSYLWRNVIPELVGSGRVIAPDLIGQGDSEKLAVSDGPERYSFDVAYRYLDGLLAELGITSNVTLVIHDWGSGLGFHWAKMHPAAVRAIAYMEGIVMPVSWDDWPESARGIFQGFRSEKGEDLILNRNMFIEAVLPSSVMRELTDVEMDHYRAPFTTPEDRQPMLSWPQQIPIDGSPAHMVDLVAEYAKFMLKAPFPKLFINADPGSILVGRQREFCRSWPNQTEVTVKGTHFIQEDSPVEIGRAVADWMSTL comes from the coding sequence ATGATTTCAGCGGATATGCCCTTTCAAAAGAAATTCACGCGTGTAGATGGTAAGAAGATCGCCTATATCGATGAAGGTCTTGGCGAGCCGATTGTGTTGCTTCATGGCAACCCGACGTCATCATATTTATGGCGTAATGTGATTCCTGAGTTAGTTGGTAGCGGACGCGTGATTGCGCCAGACTTGATTGGCCAGGGTGATTCGGAAAAACTCGCGGTCAGTGACGGCCCTGAGCGCTACAGCTTCGACGTGGCCTATCGCTACCTCGACGGATTACTCGCTGAACTGGGAATTACTTCAAATGTCACCCTAGTGATCCATGATTGGGGCAGTGGCCTTGGCTTCCATTGGGCAAAAATGCATCCTGCGGCGGTAAGGGCTATCGCCTATATGGAAGGAATCGTCATGCCGGTCTCGTGGGATGACTGGCCTGAATCGGCTCGAGGCATTTTTCAAGGCTTCCGCTCAGAAAAGGGTGAGGATCTAATACTAAATCGCAATATGTTCATTGAGGCAGTGCTCCCAAGTTCTGTAATGCGTGAACTGACCGACGTGGAAATGGACCATTACCGCGCACCCTTCACAACGCCCGAGGATCGCCAGCCAATGTTAAGTTGGCCACAGCAGATCCCCATCGACGGTTCACCTGCTCATATGGTCGACTTGGTTGCCGAGTACGCCAAGTTTATGCTCAAAGCCCCGTTCCCCAAATTATTTATCAACGCTGATCCCGGATCAATTTTAGTCGGCCGGCAGCGCGAGTTTTGTCGCAGCTGGCCGAATCAGACCGAGGTCACAGTCAAGGGTACGCATTTCATCCAGGAAGATTCCCCGGTCGAAATAGGCAGGGCGGTGGCCGATTGGATGAGCACTTTGTAA
- a CDS encoding long-chain fatty acid--CoA ligase gives MIKEKTTMSGMQASPMNLASILEHAARFHGDQEIVSRLASGEIHRYTYREALRRSKQLANALHAYGIQVGDRIATMAWNGHRHFESWYGIAGQGAICHTVNPRLFPAQIRFILNHAGDRIVFVDPAFVVLLEEIQDELPTVELFVFLTDKAQCPETTLKNAIDYESFIEGQSENYDWLELDEDSPSSLCYTSGTTGDPKGVLYSHRSNLLMAYACCSADAFKLSAMSSVLMVVPMFHANSWGLVYSAPMTGAKLVLPGPHLDGANIYDLVNTEHVTFSAAVPTVWSMLLDYMTSNNLQVPALEEVVIGGSALPRSMLVRFKRDFGVDVLQAWGMTEISPLGSLNRPMPATLKLDADAQLKIALKQGRPMFGLQMCIKNKEGQELPFDGKTPGRLMVRGPWVVSSYFKSDSVILDSLGWFDTGDIATIDPHGFMQITDRAKDIIKSGGEWISSVDLENAAMNHPKVALAAVIGVSHPKWEERPLLLVKLKPEADLGDVELKEFLSTEVAKWWIPEDIKFVQEIPLTATGKINKVSLRNEYIADYEADS, from the coding sequence TTGATTAAAGAAAAAACGACTATGAGTGGTATGCAGGCCTCACCGATGAACCTGGCGTCTATTCTCGAACACGCTGCACGGTTTCACGGTGATCAAGAAATCGTTTCGAGGCTGGCGTCGGGCGAGATACATCGCTACACCTATCGCGAGGCATTGCGGCGGTCAAAACAGTTAGCCAATGCGCTCCATGCGTATGGAATACAGGTGGGTGATAGGATTGCCACTATGGCGTGGAATGGCCATCGTCATTTTGAGTCCTGGTATGGAATCGCAGGCCAAGGCGCCATCTGCCATACGGTTAACCCTCGTCTGTTCCCCGCCCAAATACGTTTTATACTCAATCACGCGGGTGATCGCATCGTTTTTGTGGACCCTGCTTTCGTTGTGCTACTTGAGGAAATTCAAGATGAGTTGCCGACGGTAGAGTTGTTCGTATTCCTCACGGATAAAGCGCAATGTCCTGAGACCACGCTGAAAAATGCTATTGATTATGAATCGTTTATTGAGGGGCAGTCTGAGAATTATGACTGGCTTGAGTTAGACGAGGATTCTCCGTCATCCCTTTGCTACACCTCGGGTACCACCGGTGATCCAAAGGGGGTGTTATATTCCCATAGATCAAATCTCCTGATGGCCTATGCTTGCTGCTCGGCAGACGCCTTTAAACTCTCGGCCATGTCGAGCGTATTAATGGTGGTCCCGATGTTTCATGCCAATTCATGGGGGCTGGTTTACTCGGCACCCATGACCGGTGCGAAATTAGTTCTTCCTGGCCCCCACTTAGACGGTGCCAATATATATGATCTGGTTAACACCGAGCATGTGACCTTCTCCGCTGCAGTGCCGACAGTGTGGAGCATGTTGCTGGACTATATGACATCTAATAATTTGCAGGTCCCTGCCTTGGAGGAAGTGGTCATTGGTGGCTCGGCTCTGCCTAGGTCGATGCTAGTCCGGTTTAAACGCGATTTCGGTGTGGATGTATTGCAAGCCTGGGGGATGACTGAGATTAGCCCCTTGGGAAGCCTTAATCGGCCTATGCCGGCAACGCTAAAGTTGGATGCCGACGCCCAATTGAAGATTGCCCTTAAGCAGGGCCGACCTATGTTTGGCTTGCAAATGTGCATAAAGAATAAAGAAGGTCAGGAGTTACCTTTTGACGGTAAGACGCCAGGCCGTTTGATGGTGCGAGGCCCGTGGGTGGTCAGTTCCTACTTCAAAAGTGATTCAGTCATCCTCGATTCCTTGGGATGGTTTGATACCGGGGATATCGCGACGATTGACCCGCATGGGTTTATGCAAATTACCGATCGCGCCAAGGATATTATCAAGTCGGGTGGTGAGTGGATTTCGTCGGTGGATCTCGAAAACGCTGCTATGAATCATCCAAAGGTTGCGCTCGCCGCAGTGATTGGGGTCTCGCATCCCAAATGGGAGGAGCGTCCTCTGCTGTTGGTTAAGTTAAAGCCCGAGGCTGATTTGGGTGACGTGGAGCTTAAAGAGTTTCTGAGTACCGAGGTCGCAAAGTGGTGGATTCCTGAAGACATTAAGTTCGTTCAAGAAATCCCGCTAACAGCGACAGGGAAAATCAATAAAGTATCTTTGCGTAATGAATATATCGCGGATTACGAGGCGGATAGTTAA